In the genome of Nonlabens sp. MB-3u-79, one region contains:
- a CDS encoding acyl-ACP desaturase — protein MNKPLKNIRIEVMQSLESKVESFMDEYLIPVDKIWQPSDFLPNSQEDTFFEEVRELRELAKELPYDFWVALVGDTITEEALPTYESWLMDVEGINQVEGKGNIWSKWVRQWTGEENRHGDTLNKYLYLSGRVNMRQVEITTHHLITDGFDIGTDRDPYKNFIYTSFQELATYVSHNRVAKLARGYGNTALSKMCRIISGDEMRHHRAYSTFVSEIFKVDASNMMVAFKEMMVHKIVMPAMFLRESGQSIGAAFEDFSNSAQRIGVYTAQDYIDIMQRLIEQWDIANMTNLTEEAEKARDYLMKLPARMERVSTRIKIPEEAAKFSWVNEPVVG, from the coding sequence ATGAATAAACCACTTAAAAATATACGCATTGAGGTGATGCAATCTTTGGAAAGTAAAGTAGAATCCTTCATGGATGAATACTTAATTCCAGTAGATAAAATTTGGCAGCCTTCTGATTTTTTACCTAATTCTCAAGAAGACACTTTTTTTGAAGAAGTACGGGAATTAAGAGAGCTCGCTAAAGAGCTCCCGTATGATTTTTGGGTAGCACTTGTAGGAGATACGATCACCGAGGAAGCATTACCTACTTATGAATCTTGGTTAATGGATGTAGAAGGTATTAATCAGGTAGAAGGAAAGGGAAATATCTGGTCCAAATGGGTGCGCCAGTGGACTGGTGAAGAAAACCGTCATGGTGATACACTCAACAAATATTTGTACTTATCTGGTCGTGTGAACATGCGTCAAGTAGAAATCACAACACATCACTTGATTACCGATGGCTTTGATATAGGTACAGATCGCGACCCCTATAAAAACTTTATTTATACCAGTTTTCAAGAACTTGCGACTTATGTTTCTCACAACCGTGTGGCAAAATTAGCACGTGGCTATGGGAATACAGCTCTTTCTAAAATGTGTCGCATTATATCAGGAGATGAGATGCGCCACCACAGGGCTTATAGCACTTTTGTAAGTGAGATTTTCAAAGTAGATGCTAGCAACATGATGGTAGCATTTAAGGAAATGATGGTGCACAAAATTGTAATGCCAGCGATGTTCCTTAGAGAATCTGGACAGTCTATAGGAGCTGCTTTTGAAGATTTTTCAAACAGTGCACAGCGTATAGGTGTTTATACCGCTCAAGACTATATCGACATTATGCAAAGGCTCATTGAACAATGGGACATTGCTAACATGACCAACCTGACAGAAGAAGCAGAAAAAGCACGTGATTATTTAATGAAGCTTCCAGCTCGTATGGAACGCGTTTCAACACGTATTAAGATACCTGAAGAGGCGGCTAAATTTAGTTGGGTGAATGAACCTGTTGTAGGATAA
- a CDS encoding lysophospholipid acyltransferase family protein has product MQKIISYPLTVIHIIVFFLLLIIFHPIQMICYKLGGYNAHRKSVYILNWFLMQSQLPLLNTFSINYKTDLPPGPSYIFVCNHQSMFDIPPLIYYLRHYHAKFIAKKELAKGIPSISLNLRIGENCSIDRKDRKQAITALIKFAKNVYEKKRSVVIFAEGTRSRTGVPKSFQTNGLKTIFKYVPDAVVVPVTINNSWKINRYGKFPYGIGNKIKLTIHEPIPIQGRDHEELILETQEVIHNSITSTAFKS; this is encoded by the coding sequence ATGCAAAAAATCATCTCTTACCCGTTAACGGTTATACACATCATCGTTTTCTTTTTGTTGCTGATTATTTTCCACCCTATACAGATGATCTGTTATAAGCTAGGGGGCTATAACGCTCATCGTAAAAGCGTTTATATACTTAATTGGTTTTTAATGCAGTCCCAATTGCCGTTGTTGAATACTTTTAGCATCAACTATAAAACTGATTTACCACCTGGACCATCTTATATTTTTGTGTGCAACCATCAGAGCATGTTTGATATACCGCCATTAATTTATTACCTTAGACACTATCACGCAAAATTCATTGCTAAAAAAGAACTCGCAAAAGGGATACCTAGTATTTCCTTAAATTTAAGGATAGGAGAAAACTGTTCTATAGATCGTAAGGATCGCAAACAAGCGATTACTGCATTGATTAAATTTGCGAAAAACGTATATGAAAAAAAACGAAGTGTGGTGATTTTTGCAGAAGGTACTCGCAGCAGGACGGGAGTTCCTAAATCTTTCCAGACGAACGGTTTAAAAACTATATTTAAATATGTACCAGACGCTGTTGTTGTACCGGTGACGATAAACAACAGTTGGAAAATAAACCGCTACGGTAAGTTTCCTTACGGTATAGGTAATAAAATAAAGCTTACGATTCATGAGCCTATTCCTATTCAAGGAAGGGATCACGAGGAGTTAATTTTAGAAACTCAAGAAGTAATTCACAACAGCATTACTTCCACTGCGTTTAAGAGTTAG
- a CDS encoding BrxA/BrxB family bacilliredoxin → MYPAELVQPMRDDLGNAGFEHLYTQNDVKEALSKEGTTLVVVNSVCGCAAANARPGAKMSLDNAKKPDHIVTVFAGVDRDAVDAARAAMIPFPPSSPSMALFKNGELVHMLERHHIEGRPAELIAENLKEAYNESC, encoded by the coding sequence ATGTACCCAGCAGAATTAGTTCAACCGATGCGTGACGATTTAGGTAACGCAGGATTTGAACATTTATATACACAAAACGACGTAAAAGAAGCACTAAGCAAAGAAGGAACTACTTTAGTAGTGGTGAATTCAGTTTGTGGTTGCGCTGCTGCAAATGCACGTCCAGGAGCAAAAATGTCTTTAGATAATGCAAAAAAGCCAGATCATATTGTAACGGTTTTTGCAGGAGTAGATCGCGATGCAGTAGATGCAGCGAGAGCAGCGATGATTCCTTTTCCACCTAGCTCGCCTAGTATGGCTTTGTTCAAGAACGGTGAATTAGTTCACATGTTAGAGCGTCACCATATTGAAGGAAGACCGGCTGAACTGATTGCTGAAAACCTGAAAGAAGCATACAACGAGAGCTGTTAA
- a CDS encoding sensor histidine kinase, with protein sequence MKFNSNKNIYRWIMIVAAVMITSLILWNTYDFFQQLKENERKNIQEFGISQKDLANQGLGADLGELGFTVASNTTTVPMILIDYKGGIETRNLPENISDDPERIKELIKIYKQENDPIVTQFEGKPFSTIYYGNSDIITKTKYYPMALVVIMLLFFFVIWFFYRSNKAGEQNKLWAGMAKESAHQIGTPLSSLVGWTTILKDTDIDPSYIVEMEKDINRLKMITDRFSKIGSIPKLIEVDIVDQTQKATDYIANRSSKLVKFEIDLPDQPIQVKLNEPLFEWVIENLIKNGIDAMKGKGTISIYLKADVYNVFIQIKDTGKGIPKSQWNQIFKPGFTTKRRGWGLGLSLAKRIIKDYHNGKIRVMESKKDQGTTFEITLNKI encoded by the coding sequence ATGAAATTTAATTCAAATAAAAATATCTATAGATGGATCATGATTGTCGCGGCAGTGATGATCACTTCCTTGATTTTATGGAACACGTATGATTTTTTCCAGCAATTGAAGGAAAATGAACGTAAAAACATACAGGAATTTGGAATCTCTCAAAAGGATCTTGCTAATCAAGGCTTAGGAGCAGATTTAGGCGAATTAGGTTTTACTGTAGCCAGTAATACCACGACAGTACCAATGATTTTAATCGATTATAAAGGAGGAATCGAGACGCGTAACCTCCCTGAAAACATAAGTGATGACCCGGAAAGGATAAAAGAGCTAATTAAAATTTACAAACAAGAAAACGATCCTATCGTAACTCAATTTGAAGGAAAGCCATTCAGCACTATATACTACGGCAATAGTGACATTATAACAAAGACCAAATATTACCCCATGGCTCTGGTCGTTATTATGTTATTGTTCTTCTTTGTTATTTGGTTTTTTTATAGGTCCAACAAGGCAGGTGAGCAAAACAAACTTTGGGCTGGTATGGCAAAAGAAAGTGCGCATCAAATAGGTACACCACTTTCTTCTCTTGTAGGCTGGACTACCATTTTAAAAGACACTGATATTGATCCATCCTATATAGTTGAAATGGAAAAAGACATCAACCGTCTTAAAATGATTACTGATCGATTTTCTAAAATAGGCTCCATTCCAAAACTCATTGAAGTAGATATAGTAGATCAAACTCAAAAAGCAACTGATTACATTGCAAATCGATCCTCAAAATTAGTCAAATTTGAAATAGACCTTCCAGATCAACCTATACAAGTCAAGTTAAATGAACCCCTATTTGAATGGGTGATAGAAAACCTCATTAAAAATGGTATTGACGCTATGAAAGGAAAAGGAACGATCTCCATATACCTAAAAGCAGATGTATACAATGTCTTTATTCAAATAAAAGACACTGGTAAAGGAATTCCAAAAAGTCAATGGAATCAAATTTTTAAACCTGGATTTACTACAAAAAGACGTGGTTGGGGTTTGGGGCTTTCTCTCGCCAAACGTATTATCAAAGATTATCACAATGGTAAAATACGTGTTATGGAAAGTAAAAAAGACCAAGGAACTACCTTTGAGATTACATTAAATAAAATCTAG
- a CDS encoding sensor histidine kinase → MRLYTNSLRNRIFFSMMVLTIIASVLIAGMSIYQFQEQAKDYHEKRLFRKEQAIKENISYVIEKTDFEVTTDNLKNIFKEEIYGLSAIHEMPIYMHDLQGKLRKSSKAQFVSDSKHSQISSRILKKLRDSEDGRYVEKFEIGGQSYRSSYSYLTDNQFKNIAILNLPYIENDDFMSYELEEFLKRLGLVYALMFFISIVLGYFLARYITRSIRSISDNLKQLDLSKRNRKLEIDHKGTEEINTLVESYNKMVDELEESAVKLATSEREQAWREMAKQVAHEIKNPLTPMRLTVQSFQRRFDPTDAEFKEKLNEYSNSLIEQIDVMSNIASAFSTYATMPAQKNEETDVCMVTQLALDIFNESNIYYIEDADSLKAVFDRTQLIRVVTNLVKNAIQASHPGRENKIVVSVKHDDKKIYLTVSDNGTGVLAEHERKIFEPKFTTKNSGMGLGLAMVKQIVENFNGTIHMKTIYGEGTTFTVTLPRS, encoded by the coding sequence ATGAGATTGTATACAAATAGCCTTAGAAATCGCATCTTTTTCTCCATGATGGTGCTTACCATTATTGCCAGTGTTCTCATTGCTGGAATGTCGATCTATCAATTCCAAGAACAAGCCAAAGATTATCATGAAAAAAGACTGTTTCGTAAAGAACAGGCTATTAAAGAAAATATATCCTACGTCATTGAAAAAACAGATTTTGAGGTCACCACAGATAACCTTAAAAATATTTTTAAAGAAGAAATTTACGGACTAAGTGCCATCCATGAGATGCCTATTTATATGCATGACCTCCAAGGAAAGCTCAGAAAAAGCTCAAAAGCTCAGTTTGTAAGCGATAGCAAACACAGTCAGATCTCTAGCCGTATTTTGAAAAAACTAAGAGATTCTGAAGATGGACGTTATGTAGAGAAATTTGAAATTGGTGGGCAAAGTTATCGTTCCAGTTATTCCTATCTAACAGATAATCAATTTAAAAACATAGCCATTCTCAATCTCCCTTATATTGAGAATGATGACTTTATGAGCTATGAACTTGAGGAGTTTTTAAAGAGACTCGGTTTAGTTTATGCCTTGATGTTCTTTATTTCTATCGTACTCGGTTATTTCCTAGCAAGGTATATTACCAGATCCATTAGAAGTATATCTGATAATCTGAAACAGTTAGATTTATCAAAACGCAATCGTAAATTAGAAATAGATCACAAAGGCACAGAAGAAATAAATACGCTTGTAGAGTCCTATAATAAAATGGTAGATGAGCTGGAAGAGAGTGCCGTAAAACTTGCCACCAGTGAAAGGGAACAAGCATGGAGAGAAATGGCCAAACAAGTGGCACACGAGATTAAAAATCCGTTGACACCCATGAGACTCACTGTGCAAAGTTTTCAAAGAAGATTTGACCCAACTGATGCCGAGTTTAAAGAAAAACTCAACGAATATTCGAACTCTTTAATAGAGCAAATAGATGTAATGAGCAATATAGCAAGTGCTTTCTCTACCTATGCCACCATGCCTGCGCAGAAAAATGAGGAAACTGATGTATGTATGGTGACCCAACTGGCATTAGATATTTTTAATGAGTCCAATATTTATTACATAGAAGATGCCGACTCTTTGAAAGCGGTATTTGATAGAACTCAGTTGATACGTGTGGTTACAAACTTAGTTAAAAATGCTATCCAGGCCAGTCATCCAGGCCGAGAAAATAAAATTGTAGTTTCTGTTAAACATGATGATAAAAAGATTTATCTAACCGTATCAGATAATGGAACAGGTGTGCTTGCAGAGCACGAAAGGAAAATATTTGAACCTAAGTTTACTACAAAAAATAGCGGTATGGGATTAGGCCTTGCCATGGTGAAACAAATCGTAGAAAATTTTAACGGCACCATTCATATGAAAACTATTTATGGAGAAGGCACCACATTTACGGTTACTTTACCTAGAAGCTAG
- a CDS encoding RNA methyltransferase — protein MKIDNLEQGFYGIGIMNGKTPENLGVLWRTAQNLGANFIFTIGKRYAKQACDTHNAVGALPYFHYKTFDDFYTHLPKGAMIVGIELTDTAMPLEAFKHPRSCVYLLGAEDHGLTNEALVKSQHIIKFNTPKSLNVAVAGSIIMYDRSVKGTSIYLDGKAV, from the coding sequence ATGAAAATAGATAATCTAGAACAAGGATTTTACGGTATTGGAATTATGAATGGCAAGACTCCAGAAAATCTAGGGGTTTTATGGCGTACGGCTCAAAACCTAGGAGCTAATTTTATCTTTACGATTGGGAAGCGCTATGCAAAACAAGCCTGCGACACCCATAACGCAGTAGGTGCCCTTCCTTATTTTCACTACAAGACCTTTGATGATTTTTACACCCATTTACCTAAAGGTGCTATGATAGTAGGTATCGAATTAACTGATACTGCAATGCCACTAGAGGCGTTTAAGCACCCACGTAGTTGCGTCTATCTACTAGGCGCAGAAGATCATGGACTCACTAATGAGGCGCTAGTAAAATCGCAACATATTATTAAGTTCAATACTCCTAAGAGCCTTAATGTAGCGGTTGCTGGCAGTATAATCATGTATGATAGAAGCGTAAAAGGAACAAGCATCTACCTAGATGGCAAAGCGGTCTAA
- a CDS encoding cold-shock protein, translating to MKQGTVKFFNESKGFGFITEEGTNQECFVHVTGLIDEIREGDLVEYEETEGKKGVNAVNVKVVQ from the coding sequence ATGAAACAAGGAACTGTAAAATTTTTTAATGAGTCTAAAGGATTTGGATTCATTACTGAAGAAGGAACAAATCAAGAATGCTTCGTTCATGTTACTGGGCTTATCGATGAGATAAGGGAAGGTGATCTAGTAGAATACGAAGAAACAGAAGGTAAAAAAGGAGTGAACGCTGTAAATGTAAAAGTGGTTCAATAA
- a CDS encoding OmpH family outer membrane protein — protein MKQVKTLIVVIAFIFAGVQLGQAQDAQPTKLCHVASQELVESMPSAIAADKLLRNLAKTYETKLTAMDKELKTRYQTAQEAAPQRTQEENERILAELAEGQKKLEEYYQNSQKAMGQKRTDLLKPLYKQVREAIFKVARAKGFDYVLDSTTGTGIIMADGYDLTQDVKAALGVK, from the coding sequence ATGAAACAAGTAAAAACCCTAATAGTAGTAATCGCATTCATCTTTGCAGGTGTCCAACTAGGTCAGGCACAAGATGCACAACCTACAAAGTTATGTCACGTAGCTTCTCAAGAGTTAGTAGAGTCTATGCCCAGTGCTATCGCTGCTGACAAGTTGTTGAGAAACCTTGCAAAAACTTATGAAACTAAGTTGACCGCAATGGATAAAGAATTGAAGACTAGATATCAGACCGCCCAAGAAGCAGCTCCACAAAGAACTCAGGAAGAAAACGAAAGGATACTTGCAGAGCTGGCAGAAGGTCAGAAGAAGTTAGAAGAGTATTATCAAAACTCACAAAAAGCTATGGGTCAGAAAAGAACTGACCTATTAAAGCCTCTTTACAAGCAGGTAAGAGAAGCTATCTTTAAAGTAGCTCGTGCAAAAGGTTTTGATTATGTGTTAGATTCAACCACTGGAACAGGTATCATCATGGCTGACGGTTATGACCTTACTCAAGACGTAAAAGCAGCGTTAGGGGTTAAATAA
- a CDS encoding OmpH family outer membrane protein: protein MKNKILIIGIAAFFSFAFAKAQRGVRVGYIDMEYILESVPEYQEASKQLEQKMQKWKGEIDKMSNEISQMKATLQNEKVLLTKELIEEKEEDIALKEQELAEYQQKRFGAQGDFLLQKQQLIQPVQDQVFNEIQKIGSQRKYDYIVDSSEVAMLYSAERHDISDQILRAIGRAGKKREADQKQEDKVEPYLSVEEAEQKEEKEQVREDKKEEMQQAITDRNAERNEQKRIRDSTRAAKAAEYKERRDKMLEERQRKRDSTIEVRAAAVAKRKAEAEAKKAENNKKTTPDGE, encoded by the coding sequence ATGAAAAATAAGATTTTAATTATCGGTATAGCGGCCTTTTTTAGTTTCGCTTTCGCGAAAGCGCAAAGGGGAGTAAGAGTGGGCTACATAGATATGGAGTACATCCTAGAAAGTGTGCCAGAGTATCAAGAGGCATCAAAACAACTGGAGCAAAAAATGCAAAAGTGGAAAGGAGAGATTGATAAAATGTCAAATGAAATTTCTCAAATGAAAGCCACTCTTCAAAATGAGAAAGTACTACTCACCAAAGAGCTTATTGAAGAAAAAGAAGAAGATATAGCCCTAAAAGAACAAGAACTTGCTGAGTATCAGCAAAAAAGATTTGGAGCACAAGGTGACTTTTTGTTGCAAAAACAACAATTAATACAGCCAGTACAGGATCAAGTTTTTAATGAAATTCAAAAAATAGGAAGTCAAAGAAAATACGATTATATAGTAGATAGCTCAGAAGTGGCTATGTTATACAGCGCAGAGCGTCATGATATAAGTGATCAAATTTTAAGAGCAATAGGAAGAGCTGGTAAGAAAAGAGAGGCAGATCAGAAACAAGAGGATAAAGTTGAGCCCTACTTATCTGTAGAAGAAGCAGAGCAGAAGGAAGAAAAAGAGCAGGTTAGAGAAGACAAGAAAGAGGAAATGCAACAAGCCATTACTGATCGCAATGCAGAACGCAATGAACAAAAAAGGATACGGGACTCCACAAGGGCTGCAAAGGCTGCTGAATATAAAGAGCGTAGAGATAAAATGTTGGAAGAACGCCAGCGTAAGAGAGATAGTACTATTGAGGTTAGAGCTGCCGCAGTAGCAAAAAGAAAAGCAGAAGCAGAAGCTAAAAAAGCAGAAAACAATAAGAAAACCACACCTGATGGTGAATAA
- the bamA gene encoding outer membrane protein assembly factor BamA has translation MIKKLAKSLLLVTCLFLSTVTYAQEKRGDLAIGDATKYKIGEITVAGSQTYNENTVIAFTGLRKGEEVYVPGERLSQVVKKMWDLKLFSDIRIFATDIIGDPDDDIIDTINLEINIIEVPNLNDVTIEGLRKGQIKDLKNELKLTKGRKATENLVTTTRSFIEDKYRKKGFLYADAKVKTRTVEDTAGSNIVNMKIDINRGNKVKISSITFDGNEQLKDKELRGAMSNTKKKFFLRVFKRSKYVEEDFQEDLLSVVDKYKENGYRDARVLSDTLIKKNEKTIALNIGVEEGNKYYFGDIKFIGNTVYTDEQLKRLLKIEKGDVYNGVAFDERISNPEDPDSEDLTNLYQNSGYLFSSVNAVETRVQNDTIDFEIRIVEGKEAYFNNISVSGNTRTNDHVIYRAIRTSPGEKYSRQKIINSIREVGQLGFFDAQKINPQLTNVNQEEGTVDVDYELVEAGASQIELQGGYGGGGFVGTLGLKFNNFSLRNLFKGKAYQPVPMGDGQTLAVRAQASIIFRTYSLNFTEPWLGGKKPVSFNVSFSHSEQYRVNQQNFREVDRDQRFLITGGTVGIAKRLEWPDQYFQFSQAISFQHYNLKNYQTNLFNFPNGFSNNLAYTLGLSRNNVGVNPIFPTYGSSFSLTAKMTLPYSVWNGVDYANLEDNPEFQTNGIADRGKIDQEKFKFLEYYKIKFEGTWYTQLYEKLILQTKTEFGFLGAYNNERGLVPFERFFVGGDGLGAFSLDGRDIIRMRGYDNSALTNSADGDTVYNKFSMELRYPISLEQAASIYVLSFAEAAGSYDRFRSYNPFDVQRSAGVGLRIFMPAFGLLGVDFAYGFDSVPNAVSNDPSGWNVHFIIGQQF, from the coding sequence ATGATTAAAAAGTTAGCAAAATCGCTACTATTGGTAACCTGCTTATTTTTAAGTACGGTAACATACGCTCAGGAAAAGAGAGGTGACCTTGCCATAGGTGATGCCACCAAATATAAAATAGGTGAGATTACGGTGGCAGGAAGCCAGACGTATAACGAAAATACGGTTATCGCTTTTACAGGATTGCGTAAAGGAGAAGAAGTATATGTTCCTGGAGAACGTTTAAGTCAAGTGGTGAAAAAAATGTGGGACCTGAAATTATTCAGCGACATTAGAATTTTTGCAACAGATATTATTGGTGATCCAGATGACGACATTATCGATACGATCAATCTAGAAATTAATATTATTGAGGTGCCTAACCTTAATGATGTTACCATAGAAGGATTGCGTAAAGGTCAGATCAAAGACCTCAAAAATGAGTTAAAACTTACTAAAGGTAGAAAAGCAACAGAAAACTTAGTGACCACCACGAGATCCTTTATAGAAGATAAGTACCGTAAAAAAGGATTCCTTTATGCAGACGCTAAGGTGAAAACCCGCACGGTAGAAGACACCGCTGGGAGTAATATCGTGAACATGAAAATCGATATTAACAGAGGTAATAAGGTAAAAATTTCTAGTATCACATTTGATGGAAATGAGCAACTTAAGGATAAGGAGCTAAGAGGTGCTATGTCTAACACTAAGAAGAAGTTCTTTTTAAGGGTCTTTAAAAGATCTAAATACGTAGAAGAAGATTTTCAAGAAGATTTGCTCTCTGTTGTCGATAAATACAAAGAGAACGGTTATCGCGACGCCCGTGTTCTTTCTGATACATTAATAAAGAAGAACGAAAAAACCATAGCCCTTAATATAGGTGTAGAGGAAGGAAACAAGTATTACTTTGGTGATATCAAGTTTATCGGGAATACCGTATACACCGATGAACAATTAAAGCGATTGCTTAAAATTGAAAAAGGAGATGTCTATAATGGTGTTGCCTTTGATGAACGAATAAGCAATCCAGAAGATCCAGATTCTGAGGATTTGACTAACTTATATCAAAATAGTGGGTACCTTTTTTCGAGTGTAAACGCAGTAGAAACTCGTGTTCAAAATGATACTATAGATTTTGAGATTAGAATTGTAGAAGGTAAAGAAGCTTACTTCAATAACATTAGCGTAAGTGGTAATACAAGGACTAACGATCACGTTATTTATAGAGCAATCAGGACTTCTCCAGGAGAAAAATATTCCCGTCAGAAGATCATCAACTCCATTAGAGAAGTAGGTCAATTGGGTTTCTTTGATGCACAGAAGATCAATCCACAATTGACTAATGTGAACCAAGAAGAAGGAACGGTAGATGTAGACTATGAACTTGTTGAAGCAGGCGCTAGCCAAATAGAGTTACAAGGTGGTTATGGTGGTGGTGGATTTGTAGGTACCTTAGGGTTGAAATTCAATAACTTCTCCTTAAGGAATTTATTTAAGGGAAAAGCCTACCAGCCAGTTCCTATGGGAGATGGTCAGACACTTGCTGTAAGAGCCCAAGCCAGTATTATTTTTAGAACCTACAGTCTTAACTTTACCGAGCCATGGTTAGGTGGTAAAAAGCCAGTATCCTTTAATGTCTCCTTTTCACATAGTGAGCAATATCGTGTGAACCAACAAAATTTTAGAGAAGTAGATAGAGATCAACGTTTCTTAATTACTGGAGGGACAGTAGGTATTGCAAAAAGACTGGAATGGCCAGATCAATATTTTCAATTCTCTCAAGCGATATCTTTTCAACATTATAACTTGAAGAATTACCAAACCAATTTATTTAATTTCCCTAACGGGTTTTCTAATAACCTAGCTTATACATTGGGATTAAGTCGTAATAACGTAGGTGTGAATCCTATTTTCCCTACTTATGGCTCTTCCTTTTCACTTACGGCAAAGATGACACTTCCTTATTCTGTTTGGAATGGAGTAGATTATGCTAACCTAGAGGACAACCCAGAATTTCAAACCAACGGCATAGCAGATCGAGGTAAGATAGATCAAGAAAAATTTAAATTCTTAGAATATTATAAGATTAAATTTGAAGGGACTTGGTACACACAACTTTATGAAAAATTAATTTTACAGACCAAGACAGAGTTTGGTTTCTTAGGAGCCTATAACAATGAACGTGGCCTGGTCCCATTTGAAAGATTTTTTGTTGGTGGTGATGGACTAGGGGCATTTTCATTAGATGGTAGAGATATCATTAGAATGCGTGGATATGATAACAGTGCGCTTACCAACAGTGCAGACGGGGACACGGTTTACAATAAGTTTTCCATGGAGCTGCGTTACCCGATATCTTTAGAGCAAGCCGCTTCTATTTATGTACTTAGTTTTGCAGAGGCTGCAGGTTCTTATGACCGCTTTAGAAGTTATAATCCATTTGATGTACAAAGATCTGCCGGAGTAGGATTACGTATATTTATGCCTGCATTCGGTCTTTTAGGAGTAGATTTTGCTTATGGATTTGACAGCGTTCCTAATGCAGTAAGCAATGATCCTAGTGGTTGGAACGTTCACTTTATAATTGGTCAACAATTTTAA
- a CDS encoding isoprenyl transferase, producing the protein MAQELLDHTRIPKHIAVIMDGNGRWAKKQGLMRVRGHEKGAKAVRQTVETCAELGVEHLTLYAFSTENWKRPKLEIDTLMRLLVSSLKKELSTLQKNNISLKAVGVLELLPKTAQRELAEVIEATKNNNRMNLTLALSYGSREELITVIKNVASQVKDGTLKIEQIDTDVINKHLYTSYMPDVDLLIRTSGEQRISNFLLWQIAYAELYFTEVLWPDFRKEHLVEAIHNYQDRERRFGKTSEQL; encoded by the coding sequence ATGGCACAAGAACTACTTGATCATACCAGAATCCCTAAGCACATTGCAGTTATCATGGATGGTAACGGTAGATGGGCTAAAAAACAGGGTCTGATGAGAGTGCGCGGTCATGAAAAAGGTGCTAAAGCAGTACGTCAGACCGTAGAGACCTGTGCAGAGTTAGGTGTAGAGCATTTGACTTTATATGCTTTTAGCACAGAAAACTGGAAAAGACCCAAGTTAGAAATAGATACCTTGATGAGGTTGCTGGTTTCTAGCCTTAAAAAGGAACTTTCCACCTTACAAAAGAATAACATCTCTCTTAAGGCCGTGGGAGTATTAGAGCTTTTACCTAAAACAGCTCAAAGAGAACTAGCAGAAGTAATTGAAGCTACTAAGAATAACAACAGGATGAATTTAACTCTGGCCTTGAGTTATGGTTCGCGAGAAGAGTTGATTACAGTGATTAAAAATGTGGCCAGTCAAGTAAAGGATGGTACATTAAAAATAGAACAGATTGATACTGATGTCATCAATAAACATTTATATACGAGCTATATGCCAGATGTAGATTTGTTGATACGTACCAGTGGAGAACAAAGAATAAGTAATTTCCTTTTATGGCAAATCGCTTATGCAGAATTATATTTTACAGAAGTGCTTTGGCCAGATTTCAGAAAAGAACATCTGGTAGAAGCTATACATAATTATCAAGATAGAGAAAGAAGGTTTGGTAAAACAAGTGAACAATTATAG